Genomic window (Paenibacillus sp. 37):
GTTGGTGAAGCTGGTGCCGGCTTCGGTGTGGTTGCTTCCGAAGTACGCAAACTCTCTGTGGATGCCAAACAAGCTACAAGTGATATCGATACCAGTCTGAGAGATGTACAACAGGTCATCAAACAAATGGAAGTTGAAGTCTCCCAGATTGCAGCCTCTTCACAGGAACAAGCAACGCTTGTATCCTCCTTTACGGATGTGATTGAGCAGCTTAATGAAACAGGGGAGCGAATGAAAGCTCTGTCCGAACAACTGATCAGCTATTCCGTTAAAAATTAATGAAAATATATCTTTGATGAACTTTGGCTAGTACAAAGATACATTTTATATGCAACAAACAGGACTCGGGTTGCCCATGATGGATAATCCAAGTCCTGTTGTTTGTTGTGTCCATTTTATATAACCAACCACGTTCAGATAAAATCTTAATTGGCTACATTGATTTATCTCCAATAACCTCTTCTTCCGACTGCCAGCATTCAACTTCACCCGGAATATGAATCCGGTCCCGGGTAAAGACGGGATCACGTCCTTCAGCCTTCTGTTTCTTGTAGTCCTTCAGCGCTTCAAAGGTTACCTTGGACAGCATCAGGATGGCAATCAGGTTTACCACCACCATCAGCCCCATGAACAGGTCAGCCAAATCCCACACTAGCTGAACTTTGGCAACGGCGCCAAACACCACCATCGCGATGACGCAAATACGGTATACCCACAGCCAAACTTTGTTGGATTTGATAAACTCAATGTTGGTTTCTCCGTAGTAATAATTTCCGATTAGTGTACTGAAGGCAAACAGGAACACCATAACCGCCAGAAATCCCGATGCCCATGAACCAATATGTACACTTAATGCTGCCTGAGTTAATTCAATGCCACCCAGATCGGAACCTTTGTATACCCCGGATAACAAAATAATCATGGCAGTGCTTGTACATATCACTAACGTATCTGTCAGCACACCAAACGCCTGAATAAGTCCCTGTTTCACCGGATGTGTTGTATCCGCCGTTGCAGCAGCATTCGGGGCGCTACCCATGCCCGCCTCATTGGAGAACAATCCGCGTTTCACACCGTTCATCAGTGCAGCGCCCAACGTTCCGCCAGCAACCTGTTCGATGCCGAAGGCACTTTTCACAATTAACGCAATCATGGCCGGAAGCTGGGTAATGTTCGCCAGCACCACAAAAGCCGCTACCCCAATGTACAATACGGCCAGTACAACGACGATGTATTCCGACGCTTTTGCAATCCGTTTGACACCGCCCATAATAATTCCTGCAAATATCACAGCCATAATGATACCCACCGTTAACCGATCCGTACCAAATGAGTTCTCAAATGCAACGGTAATCGTGTTAGACTGCACCGCATTAAAGACCAATCCAAATGAAAGCGTAATGAGAACGGCAAATAAAATCCCCATCCAGCGTTTGCCCAACCCACGTTCCATATAATATGCCGGACCCCCACGGAATCCACCTTTATCCTTCACTTTATAGATCTGGGCCAACGTACTCTCCACAAAACTGGAGGCTGATCCGATAATTGCAATGATCCACATCCAGAATATAGCACCAGGTCCCCCCAGTGCGATAGCCAGTGCAATACCGGTAATATTCCCTGTACCTACACGGGCCGCCATACTAATACAGAACGCCTGAAAAGGTGAAATTTTGCCTGGTTCCTTGCTTTTCGGCTCTAGAAGCACCTTCACCATATCTCCAATCATGCGGAATTGCATGAACCGGGTCTTGGTGGTGAAGTATATACCACATACTACCAATAGTATAATTAACACTTTGGACCATAGAAAATCATTGAAAATGACGACAATATCTTGTATTGTTTGCTCCATCGGTATGCCCCTTTTTATGGTGTATTTCAAGATCAGAGATGGACACGTGAAAAGTTTGTACCATTCTGCACAACACTAGCCCCAGACTTTGGGATGTTACTTATACTACAAGGGCATCTACGGAAATCGACAAATACCTACATGCAATTTATACATTTATTTTAAAATCGGGCTTTGACCGCCCAATCATTGTCATTTAACCTGACATGTCAGGTTCTATGCAAGAAGGAAAGGAACGATTACACTGGAACGAGAGTTCATCGCGGCGTTAACCGCCTTTACCATAGATTTATCAATCACACCATTCACAGAGAAAGGGAATGACTGACATGCGTTATTTTATCGTGGATGATGATCCTGGCGTTCGTTCCATGTTGATGGATATTATTGAGGATGAAGGCCTTGGCGATATTGCCGGGGAAGCTGAGGACGGAGCACATATTCACGCGGAACTGTTGGAACTGCATAAGGTGGATGTCCTGCTGATTGATCTGCTGATGCCCCAACGAGACGGGATTCAGACTGTGCGAGCGCTTGAAGGAAGGTTTGAGGGCAAGATCGTCATGATCTCCCAGATCGAGTCGAAAAATATGATCGGTGAAGCCTATTCACTAGGCATTGAATATTATATTACGAAGCCGATTAACCGGCTGGAGATTCTATCTGTTCTGCGGCTGGTGAGCGAAAGGCTGCGGATGCAGCAATCCATCGCAGATATCCAACGGACATTACAGGGATTGTCCGGTTTGAATTCTACCGAACGTGCTGCGGCTCCGGTTCCGGACAAAACAATCACGACTGCAGGACATTTCCTGCTGTCCGAGATGGGCATGATCGGTGAAGCGGGCAGCAGGGATCTGCTGGACATGCTGGAATATCTGGAGCAGGTAGAGACAGATGAGCATAAGCTGTCCCCCTATACGTTCCCATCTCTCAAAGACATCTTTCAGAACGTAGCGATACGCAAGCTGGGAGAGAACGCCACACTTGCAGAGATTAACAAGGAGATCAAGGCATCGGAACAACGTGTTCGCAGGGCCATCTTCCAGACGCTGAGCCATGTGGTTTCTCTGGGATTAACAGATTATACACATCCCAAGTTCGAGAACTATGCATCCAAATTTTTCGATTTTACCGAAATTCGCAAGAAAATGCTGGAGCTGCAAAACAATGTGGAGCCTTCCTTGTCACAGACACGCATTAATACAAAAAAATTCGTACAGGTATTATATTTGGAAGCCAAACGGTTGCTGCATTAAACAGATGCATGATGGATACGATGCAAAAACAAACGGGCATGAATATGACGCCGGTAGGATACCGCCTCTTCAACTGAGGCTGTCCATACCGGCTATATTCATGCCCGTCTGTACGATCAAGCGTTACAATCTATGTGATTTGTTCCATGTATAAAATTTAAATCGCTTTGGGTTCAGGCCCGTGAATGGTTTCGGCTAATTCGGTTATACTCATTAATCAATTCGTCCAATGCCATAGACTGCCGAATCACATCGGGATGCCCAAGACCACCCTTGTTATGCTCTACCAGCATATGAAGGTTATGTCTGGCCTTTTCTATTTTAATTTTCAAATCCAAACTCATAACCATGACCCCTGATACCTCCTTATTCTGTGAACCATTTTAGTTTTTCCTGTCAATCTATAGTTGGATTAACATATGGCATAGGAGACAAGGATGTTTTGTATTCTTCTCCAAATTTTGATAAAGATTATTTTATCACACAAGAGCTTATCCGAAAATGGCTGATATGACGCAATTTTAGTGGTATTATCGAGGGTTGGATTCTAACGTCCGGCCTCATCATTCACGGCCAGAACGGATTGTGTCGTAAATGTGTATATTGAAAAAACCAAAAGTCTATTGGTTCAAAAGGTAATAAAATCCCTTTCCATAATGGGGTCATTCAGGTACAATAGGGCGATGTGTGTGTCCGGACCCGGCGGATACAAATGATGTAATTTAGAGGACGGCCAACGACGGCCATTGATCCTGATTTGATATTATTGGAGGCTTATCATCACCATGCAGACCGATTCACAGACTAAAGTCAAAATTGTTAACGCCGATCCCAGCGCAATGGGATTATTTGGGTTGGCTATCGTAACCCTGGTCGCTTCTTCCCAAAAGCTTGGCATCACAGATGGACTTAGCTACGCTATTCCTTGGGCGATCTTCCTGGGTGCTTTTGCCCAGCTATTCGCATGTATTCAAGATTCCAAACGCAACAATACCTTTGGCACAACAGCTTTTGGTGCGTACGCATTCTTCTGGTTTGCAATGGCTGCCAACTGGATGATCAAAATGGGCGTATTTGGCTCCACTCTCGCTGAACAGGCCGATGGCAAGCAGCTCGGATTTGCTTTTGCCGGATACCTCGTATTCACCCTGTTCATGACGATCGGTGCGATTGAAGCGAATAAAGTATTGCTTATCATTTTCATTCTGATCGACTTCTTGTTCCTTGGCTTGACGTTTGACGCTTTCGGCGTAGCTCCTCACATTTTCCACACCATTGCAGCATACGCTGAAATGGCTATCGGAATTGTGTCCCTGTATGGTACAGGTGCTTCGGTACTGAACGCTCACTTCGGTTATGCGTTCTTGCCGATCGGCAAACCGTCCGGCATTTTCAAACCCAAGGCTTAATATACAGCAGTAAACCGCCAGCGCGCCGGTCCGCGCCTGGCGGTTTTTTTGCAGTCCAAACTTCATTTGAATATGGTTCTGACCGACACTTATACTAAAAGATACTATATAAGTCAAACTAAACATTTACACAGAACGAAGAGGAGAGAAATAACTTGAAGAAGCGGAGCGTTCGCCTCAAAGCTTTCTGAAAGAAAGCTGCATCGGAAGCATACGCTATCCCCGGATTTTCACTCTATAAAAAGGAATAATAAAAATCTGGGGATAACAGCGATCGGAGAGTTATTCTATCATCGGAGTGGCCGATGTAAATAATCTTTAGTTGAACTTATGTCACAGCAGCCATACTGTAAGGAGGAAAAAAGCATGAGAGAGATACCGAAACCAACGGAGATGGATCAGGTGGAGAAAAAATATGTACGCGAAACACGTTGTTTCAAGACGGCAAGGGTGTTCCCAACCGATGTCAACAATCATAATACGCTATTCGGCGGGAAGCTGATGTCCTACATCGACGATATTGCATCCATCGCCGCTTCCAAGCTATGCCGGGTCAATACCGTAACCGCATCAACCGACTCGGTTGACTTCCTGTACCCGATTAACCCAACGGACTCGGTTACGCTTGAATCGTTCGCGTCCTGGACAGGACGAAGTTCCATGGAGATTTTTGTGAAGGTGATTCGAGAGGATCTGAAGACCGGAGAGAAGAAAATTGCGGCGACTGCATTTCTGACCTTTGTAGCCCTGGACGAAAATAATCGCAAACTGATCGTACCTCGTATTATCCCGGAGACCGAAGAAGAAAAGAAACTATACGAGACCGCTCCGGATCGGGCGGCCATGCGGAAAATGCGGCGGGAAGAGAGCAAGAAATTTGCTGACTTCCTGACCGTTACTTATCCTTGGGAGTAAGAATACGCTAAATATGCACAAGCTTAAACAACGATTTATCGGGACGATGCCGGATAGATGGACACCGCTCTGTTATCCGGCAGTTCGCCACCCATCGAGACACACCACTGTTGATAGATGCGATACGCTGCACCACTCTCCAGCAACCCCTGACAAGTGTATATGCCCTCTTCGATGGAATTGACACGCCCCGCCGCATACAAGCGGAAACCTCCATTTAACAAGACCTGATTCACAAAAGCAATATGCCCGTCACCACATAATACACTTTCCACCACTTCGAGCTGCTTGGCAGCTGTCCATACCAGTTCAGGCACAGGCATATCCAGTTCATAAGCTGCGGGGTCAATCAGTTCCAGCTTCATCTCTCCGTCTTCTACTGCGTATACGCGGGTTGGCCGATCAATATACAGATCCTCAGAACCTTCCATTCCCTGTACAACATAAGCACGGCGATAGTTAAACCGGGTGAGCAGCTTCGCAATCCGATCCAGAAAGGTATTATGAAACACACCAAACACCAAATACGGTGAATGGTTATAATCAATCAATTTCTCTGCTGTGTTAAACACCGTTCGAAAACCCAACTCTTCCCGTAACGGACGAAGCTTACGAAGAGGTGCGCACCAATCCTCGGAGGATACGTACATGACACTCGAACGCAATGCAGCGCTCCGGGCATCTTCCCGATCCATCTTGTGTGTATCAATACCCACTTCCTTCAAAAGTACCGACAACGTGACGCCCCACTTGGGTGGTAAAGGATCACTCCCGTGCAAAGTCACCGGCAACCCGGCCGCCGCGAGTACAAATGCAACCGGAAACGTGGCCATGAACGACTTTGTCCGTCCATCATAAGGACCGGCGCAGTCCAATCCATCCTGAAATATGGAGAAACGTTCCGCACTGTTACGACATGCATGAACAAAAGCTTCCAGTTCCTCAACGTTTTCCATTTTCATTCGTTCAGCCATGAGAAACGCAGCCGTCTGGGCAGGGGAAACCTCCTGTTTTAGGATTTTCTCTGCAACGGTCAGTGCTTCTGTATAATTCAGATCACGCGAGCCTCGTTTTCCACGTCCGACCTCTCGAAGTATGTGAGACATATCCATGGAGAATTCTCCTTCCAAATTAAGACTGGAGCAGTTGATGTGCCTTCACAATTGCCGTAGCTACATCGACCATCCGTTTGCGTTCATCCATCGCTTTCTTACGTAACAGGTCATAGGCTTCGGCCTCGGAGATCTGCTTCAGATCACTAAGAATGGCCTTCGCCATATCAATCCACTTTCGATCCTCCAGCCTGGATTGCAACTGCTTCCGTTCTTGCTCCCACTGTTTACGTTCCATGTAGCGCCGAGCTGCAAAGTGAAGCGTCCAGTGGATCTCGGGCCCGGTCATGGATGGTGTAAGTATCCCATCAAATGAAGTTTCGACCTCGCAGGATTCTGCGGAGGAAGAGGCCGTATCTGGCCCGCACCACCAGAGCAGCGGGGAATCAGCCTTCCCCTTTCCCAGGCAGTTCACCCAGTACTCCACATCGGCCAGCGACAGATGCAAGATGGACGCTTCCGCCTCACGGGCGAGCTTCAACGCTTCCGCTTCACTGCCTGCCACCTGTACATGGTACCCGTTCGCCCCCAGCAGTCTCTCCGGTGTCAGAGGGATTGCATCGGACGAATCAGCTATCGTCGACTGTATACGAATGACCAATAAAGATCGCATGATGGAGCAATCCCTCCCTAATTACGTATAATTAGAATCACATTATTTAAAGCGTTAACACAAGAAAGCGCTATATATGTTATATTACCTGACAAAAAAAACAGATCAATCTGATTTTATAACTGATTTCGAGATAATAAATACAACAATCATGACGGATCGTCCTAGTAGCCCAAAAGAGTAAAACACTAATTATGATACGTTTTCTATGCTTTTTGTAGTGCCCAGTGCACTATATTTCACCAAAACATTCATTTTCATGAATATATATCCTTAAAACCTCTTCGATCATTCGTGTTCCAATAAATTCATGTAAACATAATTAACTTTAAATTTCAAATACTTTTTTATGTTAACTATATTGACATGGTTGGATCGATCTTTTATAGTTAAGCCATAACAACTCCATATTTGAATCGATCACAGTTACAACGGCGTAGCTGGTTGAAACGGCAATGAAGCCTGTTTTGCAATCTCGGAGCAAGGGATGCGTATGTATATGCGCAGTCCTCCGAGGCATAACAGGCTTTTTCGATTTTAGAGACAAGGTTTTGAGGCAGTTTGCAGAATGGACCTAAGGGGGCTAATCATAATGAGTACA
Coding sequences:
- a CDS encoding methyl-accepting chemotaxis protein encodes the protein MVQHVAAHAEELQATSEQILQNTRLAVQNSSQINKVAGFIREISEQTNLLGLNAAIEAARVGEAGAGFGVVASEVRKLSVDAKQATSDIDTSLRDVQQVIKQMEVEVSQIAASSQEQATLVSSFTDVIEQLNETGERMKALSEQLISYSVKN
- a CDS encoding alanine/glycine:cation symporter family protein, whose amino-acid sequence is MEQTIQDIVVIFNDFLWSKVLIILLVVCGIYFTTKTRFMQFRMIGDMVKVLLEPKSKEPGKISPFQAFCISMAARVGTGNITGIALAIALGGPGAIFWMWIIAIIGSASSFVESTLAQIYKVKDKGGFRGGPAYYMERGLGKRWMGILFAVLITLSFGLVFNAVQSNTITVAFENSFGTDRLTVGIIMAVIFAGIIMGGVKRIAKASEYIVVVLAVLYIGVAAFVVLANITQLPAMIALIVKSAFGIEQVAGGTLGAALMNGVKRGLFSNEAGMGSAPNAAATADTTHPVKQGLIQAFGVLTDTLVICTSTAMIILLSGVYKGSDLGGIELTQAALSVHIGSWASGFLAVMVFLFAFSTLIGNYYYGETNIEFIKSNKVWLWVYRICVIAMVVFGAVAKVQLVWDLADLFMGLMVVVNLIAILMLSKVTFEALKDYKKQKAEGRDPVFTRDRIHIPGEVECWQSEEEVIGDKSM
- a CDS encoding response regulator, coding for MRYFIVDDDPGVRSMLMDIIEDEGLGDIAGEAEDGAHIHAELLELHKVDVLLIDLLMPQRDGIQTVRALEGRFEGKIVMISQIESKNMIGEAYSLGIEYYITKPINRLEILSVLRLVSERLRMQQSIADIQRTLQGLSGLNSTERAAAPVPDKTITTAGHFLLSEMGMIGEAGSRDLLDMLEYLEQVETDEHKLSPYTFPSLKDIFQNVAIRKLGENATLAEINKEIKASEQRVRRAIFQTLSHVVSLGLTDYTHPKFENYASKFFDFTEIRKKMLELQNNVEPSLSQTRINTKKFVQVLYLEAKRLLH
- a CDS encoding aspartyl-phosphate phosphatase Spo0E family protein, producing the protein MVMSLDLKIKIEKARHNLHMLVEHNKGGLGHPDVIRQSMALDELINEYNRISRNHSRA
- a CDS encoding acetate uptake transporter; the encoded protein is MQTDSQTKVKIVNADPSAMGLFGLAIVTLVASSQKLGITDGLSYAIPWAIFLGAFAQLFACIQDSKRNNTFGTTAFGAYAFFWFAMAANWMIKMGVFGSTLAEQADGKQLGFAFAGYLVFTLFMTIGAIEANKVLLIIFILIDFLFLGLTFDAFGVAPHIFHTIAAYAEMAIGIVSLYGTGASVLNAHFGYAFLPIGKPSGIFKPKA
- a CDS encoding acyl-CoA thioesterase — protein: MEKKYVRETRCFKTARVFPTDVNNHNTLFGGKLMSYIDDIASIAASKLCRVNTVTASTDSVDFLYPINPTDSVTLESFASWTGRSSMEIFVKVIREDLKTGEKKIAATAFLTFVALDENNRKLIVPRIIPETEEEKKLYETAPDRAAMRKMRREESKKFADFLTVTYPWE
- a CDS encoding anthranilate phosphoribosyltransferase gives rise to the protein MDMSHILREVGRGKRGSRDLNYTEALTVAEKILKQEVSPAQTAAFLMAERMKMENVEELEAFVHACRNSAERFSIFQDGLDCAGPYDGRTKSFMATFPVAFVLAAAGLPVTLHGSDPLPPKWGVTLSVLLKEVGIDTHKMDREDARSAALRSSVMYVSSEDWCAPLRKLRPLREELGFRTVFNTAEKLIDYNHSPYLVFGVFHNTFLDRIAKLLTRFNYRRAYVVQGMEGSEDLYIDRPTRVYAVEDGEMKLELIDPAAYELDMPVPELVWTAAKQLEVVESVLCGDGHIAFVNQVLLNGGFRLYAAGRVNSIEEGIYTCQGLLESGAAYRIYQQWCVSMGGELPDNRAVSIYPASSR
- a CDS encoding ANTAR domain-containing response regulator; this encodes MRSLLVIRIQSTIADSSDAIPLTPERLLGANGYHVQVAGSEAEALKLAREAEASILHLSLADVEYWVNCLGKGKADSPLLWWCGPDTASSSAESCEVETSFDGILTPSMTGPEIHWTLHFAARRYMERKQWEQERKQLQSRLEDRKWIDMAKAILSDLKQISEAEAYDLLRKKAMDERKRMVDVATAIVKAHQLLQS